The following coding sequences lie in one Oncorhynchus kisutch isolate 150728-3 linkage group LG17, Okis_V2, whole genome shotgun sequence genomic window:
- the LOC109908265 gene encoding rab GDP dissociation inhibitor alpha-like — translation MDEEYDVIVLGTGLTECILSGIMSVNGKKVLHMDRNPYYGGESSSITPLEELYKRFELPDSPPESMGRGRDWNVDLIPKFLMANGQLVKMLLYTEVTRYLDFKVVEGSFVYKGGKIYKVPSTETEALASNLMGMFEKRRFRKFLVFVANFDENDPKTFEGVDPKVTTMRDVYKKFDLGQDVIDFTGHALALYRTDDYLDVPCLETINRIKLYSESLARYGKSPYLYPLYGLGELPQGFARLSAIYGGTYMLNKPVEEIVMEDGHVVGVKSEGEVARCKQLICDPSYIQDRVRKAGQVIRVICILSHPIKDTNDANSCQIIIPQNQVNRKSDIYVCMISYAHNVAAQGKYIAIVSTTVETNEPEAEIEPALELLEPIDQKFVSLSDLYEPTDDGTESQIFASSAYDATTHFETTCNDIKDIYKRMTGSDFDFENMKRKQNDVFGEDEQ, via the exons ATGGATGAGGAATATGATGTGATCGTTTTGGGCACCGGACTCACA GAATGCATCCTCTCTGGGATCATGTCTGTGAATGGAAAGAAAGTTCTGCACATGGACAGGAACCCCTATTATGGAGGTGAAAGCTCCTCCATCACCCCTCTGGAAGAG CTGTATAAGCGGTTTGAGCTGCCTGACAGCCCTCCAGAGTCTATGGGTCGTGGAAGAGACTGGAACGTGGACCTCATCCCCAAATTTCTTATGGCCAATG GTCAGCTTGTGAAAATGCTGCTATACACAGAAGTGACACGATACCTGGACTTCAAAGTAGTGGAGGGTAGTTTTGTGTACAAGGGAGGAAAGATCTACAAGGTTCCTTCAACTGAGACTGAGGCTCTAGCTTCAA ATCTTATGGGTATGTTTGAGAAGAGGAGGTTCCGGAAATTCCTCGTGTTTGTGGCCAACTTTGACGAGAACGACCCTAAGACCTTCGAGGGCGTCGACCCCAAAGTCACCACCATGAGAGATGTGTACAAGAAGTTTGACCTGGGTCAGGATGTCATCGACTTCACTGGCCACGCCCTGGCCCTCTACAGGACAGACGA CTACCTTGATGTGCCCTGTTTGGAGACCATCAATCGTATCAAGCTGTACAGTGAATCTCTGGCCCGATATGGGAAAAGCCCCTACCTGTACCCCCTCTATGGCCTGGGGGAGCTGCCTCAAGGATTTGCCAG ATTGAGTGCAATTTATGGAGGAACCTACATGCTCAACAAACCAGTGGAGGAGATAGTGATGGAGGATGGCCATGTGGTGGGAGTGAAGTCTGAGGGAGAG GTGGCTCGGTGCAAACAGCTGATCTGTGACCCCAGCTACATCCAGGACCGTGTGCGTAAGGCAGGTCAGGTGATCAGGGTCATCTGTATCCTCAGCCACCCGATCAAGGACACCAACGACGCCAACTCCTGTCAGATCATCATCCCCCAGAACCAGGTCAACCGCAAGTCAG ACATCTACGTGTGTATGATCTCCTATGCCCACAATGTGGCAGCCCAGGGGAAGTACATTGCCATTGTCAGCACCACTGTGGAGACCAACGAGCCTGAGGCTGAGATAGAGCCTGCTCTGGAGCTGCTGGAACCCATTGACCAGAA GTTTGTGTCCCTCAGTGACCTCTATGAGCCCACAGACGACGGTACTGAGAGTCAG ATATTTGCCTCATCGGCCTACGACGCCACCACTCACTTCGAGACCACCTGCAACGACATCAAGGACATCTACAAGCGTATGACCGGAAGCGACTTTGACTTTGAGAACATGAAACGCAAACAGAACGATGTGTTTGGGGAGGATGAGCAATGA